From one Melioribacteraceae bacterium genomic stretch:
- a CDS encoding tetrathionate reductase family octaheme c-type cytochrome: protein MKNFPVIILLLATTFVFAQDHSKFIRGPFERPQDVTIRCLECHDVSNEIMNSRHWLWMGDKIESGKYEGQQLGKKNIINNFCIAVASNEPRCTSCHIGYGWEDESFDFTKADNIDCLVCHDQTGNYKKEPTAAGMPAKNVDLLASAKSVGTPNRQNCGSCHFDGGGGAGVKHGDLDDSLYDPSPDIDVHMGGLGFTCEDCHSKGDHNILGSSHASMASGTHNLSCENCHKGEVHEKEILNRHLKTVACETCHIPQFAKVEPTKTWWDWSKAGEEREKSLDENGKETYSKMKGEFIWEKNVTPVYSWYNGSADLHLIGDAVDSKIVKLNKTNGDISDQNAKIYPFKVMKGKQPFDPVNKYLIVPHLFGKEGYWKTYDWVNASKIGMEKVGLEFSGEVEFIETEMYWPLNHMVAPADEAVKCIECHGVKEGKRLDLKSLGYSEDPMKTGGRFKSGLIK, encoded by the coding sequence ATGAAGAATTTTCCCGTTATAATTTTACTTTTAGCCACAACTTTTGTTTTTGCTCAAGATCATTCCAAATTTATCAGAGGACCATTCGAAAGACCGCAAGATGTGACGATTCGATGTCTTGAATGTCATGATGTATCTAATGAAATCATGAACAGCCGACACTGGTTATGGATGGGAGATAAAATTGAGTCCGGTAAATATGAAGGACAGCAGCTTGGTAAGAAAAATATCATTAATAATTTTTGCATAGCGGTTGCATCAAATGAACCTAGATGCACAAGCTGTCATATCGGTTATGGCTGGGAAGACGAATCATTCGATTTCACAAAAGCAGACAATATTGACTGCCTTGTTTGTCACGATCAAACCGGTAATTATAAGAAAGAACCAACTGCTGCCGGAATGCCCGCCAAAAATGTTGATCTATTAGCATCGGCAAAAAGTGTTGGAACTCCAAACCGACAAAATTGTGGAAGCTGTCACTTTGACGGCGGCGGTGGTGCCGGAGTTAAACATGGTGATCTAGATGATAGTTTATACGATCCTTCACCGGATATAGATGTACACATGGGCGGATTAGGATTCACTTGCGAAGATTGCCACAGCAAAGGAGATCATAATATTTTAGGATCGTCACATGCTTCAATGGCGAGCGGAACTCATAATCTTTCATGTGAAAATTGCCACAAAGGTGAAGTTCATGAAAAAGAAATTCTAAATAGACATTTAAAAACTGTCGCATGCGAAACCTGTCACATTCCCCAGTTTGCAAAAGTTGAACCGACTAAAACTTGGTGGGACTGGTCAAAAGCCGGAGAAGAAAGAGAAAAATCATTAGACGAAAACGGTAAAGAGACTTATTCAAAAATGAAAGGCGAATTTATCTGGGAGAAAAATGTAACTCCCGTTTATTCATGGTACAATGGCAGCGCCGATCTACATTTGATAGGTGATGCAGTAGATAGTAAAATTGTGAAGCTGAATAAAACTAATGGTGATATTAGTGATCAGAATGCGAAGATATATCCATTTAAAGTTATGAAAGGAAAACAACCATTTGACCCGGTAAATAAATATTTAATAGTACCTCATTTGTTTGGTAAGGAAGGTTACTGGAAAACTTACGATTGGGTTAACGCTTCAAAAATAGGAATGGAAAAAGTTGGATTAGAATTTTCCGGTGAAGTTGAATTTATCGAAACGGAAATGTATTGGCCGTTAAACCATATGGTTGCACCAGCTGATGAAGCAGTAAAATGTATTGAATGTCATGGTGTGAAAGAAGGAAAACGTCTCGACTTAAAATCTCTCGGTTATTCGGAAGATCCAATGAAAACCGGTGGCAGATTTAAAAGTGGTTTAATTAAGTAA
- a CDS encoding T9SS type A sorting domain-containing protein, which translates to MKKLILLICILSFQIFISAQSKIELAEKAKTMPEKIKNTSVVPRTNFIPTEDNIIGYTDYDYVGNGGVQNQLSLFDLGKNDTLDAVGVYMERFQVSGNASRNEVLFVGMNSDFTTFQLHDPQSNSGFGSIQTITQGPWKDKAAVMYNRNNIWILSLFDLVDFNNPIYEYELGISVSGPNFCYLDDGTILLIDSDGNLHKIQTSNPESSTQTGISFYNSASINPIKRSFNGQYLAAMAFTENDEVILYTSDNSGETWSEEIIGKNLENEIVNRPNTFPLFTNFAQASYVLDNNGIVHVGMNGYGIHIENEDTTYAYPAIYWNSRNNEWLAVSDPDEEGEDLNGLYPGNGIGNAYPTPMVSKDGLIVSVVYQAPEFVDDNLNVFRDENSTDEYECYYTDIKMTISEDGGFTFYPFYPLPVIGDVGESEVFPIAHDLIIYDGQFPPHGSYDYYGWSFMYMKDAIPGCSILGENSGSENTYWSYMKIGNSVTGVDQEQELINEFALLQNYPNPFNPTTTIQFSIPGSQFATLKVYDILGREVKILVNEVKSPGTYEVKFNGSDLSSGTYFYKITVGNFTQTKKMLLVK; encoded by the coding sequence ATGAAAAAGTTAATACTTCTTATTTGTATTTTGTCATTCCAAATCTTTATATCAGCACAAAGCAAAATTGAGTTAGCAGAAAAAGCTAAAACAATGCCGGAGAAGATTAAGAATACAAGTGTTGTTCCAAGAACTAATTTTATTCCAACGGAAGATAATATCATTGGCTATACAGATTATGATTATGTAGGTAATGGAGGAGTGCAAAATCAACTGTCACTTTTTGACCTTGGAAAAAACGATACACTTGATGCTGTTGGTGTGTACATGGAGCGATTTCAAGTTTCAGGCAACGCCTCAAGAAATGAAGTTCTATTTGTTGGGATGAATAGTGATTTTACAACTTTTCAATTACATGACCCTCAATCAAATTCAGGTTTCGGATCAATTCAAACTATTACACAAGGTCCATGGAAAGACAAAGCCGCAGTAATGTATAATAGAAATAATATATGGATCTTATCCCTTTTTGATTTAGTTGATTTTAATAACCCTATTTATGAATATGAATTAGGTATATCAGTATCAGGTCCAAATTTTTGTTACTTAGATGATGGAACAATTTTGTTAATAGATAGTGATGGCAACCTGCACAAGATTCAAACATCCAATCCTGAAAGTTCGACTCAAACCGGAATCAGTTTTTATAATTCAGCATCGATAAACCCAATCAAGAGATCATTTAATGGTCAGTATCTTGCAGCAATGGCGTTTACAGAAAATGATGAAGTAATTCTTTATACTTCCGATAACTCAGGTGAGACTTGGTCCGAAGAGATAATTGGCAAGAACTTAGAGAATGAAATTGTAAATAGACCAAATACATTTCCATTGTTCACTAATTTTGCCCAAGCGTCCTATGTGCTTGATAATAATGGTATTGTTCATGTTGGAATGAATGGTTACGGGATCCATATTGAAAATGAGGACACAACTTATGCTTATCCGGCTATTTATTGGAACAGTAGAAATAATGAATGGCTTGCTGTTTCCGACCCGGATGAAGAAGGAGAAGATCTCAACGGTTTATATCCCGGAAATGGAATTGGAAATGCATATCCAACACCAATGGTATCGAAGGATGGTTTGATTGTGTCCGTGGTTTATCAAGCCCCAGAATTCGTAGATGATAACCTGAATGTTTTCCGAGATGAAAATTCAACTGATGAGTATGAATGTTATTATACAGATATTAAAATGACTATATCAGAGGATGGAGGGTTTACATTCTACCCTTTTTATCCGTTACCTGTAATAGGCGACGTGGGGGAATCAGAAGTTTTCCCAATAGCACATGATTTAATTATTTATGATGGTCAGTTTCCACCGCATGGATCTTATGATTATTACGGATGGTCATTTATGTACATGAAAGATGCCATACCAGGTTGTTCAATCTTGGGAGAAAATTCCGGAAGTGAAAACACATATTGGAGTTATATGAAAATAGGAAATTCTGTTACTGGTGTTGATCAAGAACAAGAATTGATTAATGAGTTTGCACTCTTACAAAACTACCCAAATCCATTTAACCCCACTACAACAATTCAATTCTCAATTCCCGGTTCTCAATTCGCAACTCTAAAAGTGTATGATATTCTCGGAAGAGAAGTGAAGATATTAGTAAATGAGGTTAAATCACCTGGCACATACGAAGTCAAATTTAATGGTTCGGATTTATCTAGTGGTACATATTTTTATAAAATAACTGTCGGAAATTTTACACAGACAAAGAAAATGTTGCTCGTAAAATAA
- a CDS encoding M20/M25/M40 family metallo-hydrolase: MKKYIPFLVLVNIFASTLFTQSLSDKISQVHSYMNVDSVTYFVQSLENYGSRFQYNENRKEIANWLKDQFTGMGYEQVELDSFLVSTRWNDNVPVMQYNVVATLTGTTKPNDIYIIGGHYDSFNQTGDPHVFAPGADDNASGTASALETARAIKLAGYQPSATIKFVCFAAEELMLSGNSGSEYMAAKYREQDINLKLMINNDMIANNPRPLNESMVSVNYYTGNEYLKDIAKQLVEEYTVVTPMDGGRDTWTDSRSFHEEGFPAIYYDEYDFSPNYHTSNDVIANCDMEYCTEIIKASSAMLIYSIEAPGIVNNLNAYDVGDGASIQLSWSADESTYLTDYKIYVGNSESELNYYATSDTTFQIVSGLEEGNQYYFGVSSVDQDGNESITRNISAVPNSLPLTPAALKAEPKLNAIELSWDANTELDLLGYRIYKVPVTTFDYFPPLTFYTADTSFIDEDIVSGMWYEYFVYAFDADSNYSIEASSVTSRAVTLDKGILFVNETLGSDGSPGNPSLEQLSDFYLSLPESNYEMDYMDVWDEVDFNLAHLGAHQTVIWHIDKSADVNTYQYIDVIKEYLDYGGNLLFTGYKPSKAFANSTSMINEYQEGSFIYDYLKISSSENSLLALNKGAKSESNVYPDLELDPEKINSADGHIKTIEAIFPVEGSNIIYSYQSEYDSSNIKGSLKGKPIGLEYLSNDYNIVLLTFPLYYIEETQAQEFLNYVLKNKFDTPTGVKDESDDEKIPTEFYLSQNYPNPFNPTTTIKFTIPNVGHEYIRLLQTKLIVYDILGREVKTLVNEVKSSGTYEVEFDASDLPSGVYLYRLQSANFSSVKKLMLLK; the protein is encoded by the coding sequence ATGAAAAAATATATTCCATTTCTTGTACTCGTAAATATTTTTGCGAGTACTCTCTTTACACAATCCTTAAGTGATAAAATTTCACAAGTTCACAGCTATATGAACGTTGACAGCGTTACTTACTTCGTTCAATCACTTGAAAATTATGGTTCGCGTTTTCAGTACAACGAGAACAGAAAAGAAATTGCAAATTGGTTGAAAGATCAGTTTACCGGTATGGGATATGAACAAGTTGAGCTTGATTCTTTTTTAGTATCAACCAGATGGAATGATAATGTTCCTGTAATGCAGTATAATGTTGTTGCAACTCTCACCGGTACAACCAAACCAAATGATATCTATATAATTGGCGGTCATTATGATTCCTTCAATCAAACCGGCGATCCTCATGTATTTGCACCGGGAGCGGATGATAATGCAAGCGGAACGGCTTCCGCATTAGAAACTGCGAGAGCTATAAAATTAGCGGGATACCAACCTTCGGCAACTATTAAATTTGTATGCTTTGCTGCTGAGGAATTAATGCTTTCCGGAAATTCCGGTTCGGAGTATATGGCTGCAAAATATCGTGAACAAGACATCAATTTAAAATTGATGATAAATAATGATATGATAGCTAATAATCCGAGACCGTTGAATGAAAGTATGGTTAGCGTAAATTATTATACAGGTAATGAATATTTAAAAGATATAGCAAAACAACTTGTAGAAGAATATACGGTAGTAACTCCAATGGATGGAGGAAGAGATACATGGACGGACAGCCGATCTTTTCACGAAGAAGGTTTCCCGGCAATATATTACGATGAATATGATTTTAGTCCCAACTACCATACATCGAATGATGTAATTGCAAATTGCGATATGGAATATTGTACCGAAATTATAAAAGCTTCTTCTGCAATGTTAATTTATAGCATTGAAGCACCCGGGATTGTAAATAACTTAAATGCTTATGATGTTGGAGACGGTGCATCTATTCAATTAAGCTGGTCGGCAGATGAATCTACATACTTAACTGACTATAAAATTTATGTAGGTAATAGTGAAAGTGAATTGAATTACTATGCAACTTCCGATACAACGTTTCAAATAGTATCAGGTTTAGAGGAAGGTAATCAGTATTATTTTGGAGTAAGTAGTGTTGATCAAGACGGAAATGAAAGTATCACAAGAAATATCTCTGCTGTTCCGAATTCATTGCCGCTTACACCGGCTGCATTGAAAGCCGAACCAAAATTAAATGCAATAGAACTTAGTTGGGATGCAAATACCGAGCTTGATTTGCTTGGTTACAGAATTTATAAAGTGCCGGTAACAACATTTGACTATTTTCCGCCTTTAACTTTTTATACAGCAGATACCTCATTCATAGATGAAGATATTGTCAGCGGAATGTGGTATGAATATTTTGTTTATGCGTTTGATGCGGATTCAAACTACAGTATCGAAGCATCCTCCGTGACATCGCGCGCAGTTACATTGGATAAAGGAATTCTTTTTGTTAATGAAACACTTGGTAGTGATGGCTCACCCGGTAATCCTTCGTTAGAGCAGCTAAGTGATTTTTATTTGTCGCTTCCGGAATCGAATTATGAAATGGATTACATGGATGTGTGGGATGAAGTTGATTTTAATTTGGCACACTTAGGCGCACATCAGACAGTAATTTGGCATATTGATAAATCAGCAGATGTTAATACTTATCAATACATTGATGTTATAAAAGAATATCTTGATTATGGTGGGAATTTATTGTTCACCGGATACAAGCCATCAAAAGCTTTTGCTAACTCTACGAGCATGATCAATGAATATCAAGAAGGCTCATTTATATATGATTATCTTAAAATTTCTAGCTCAGAGAACTCATTACTTGCACTTAACAAAGGTGCAAAGAGTGAAAGTAACGTTTATCCAGATTTAGAGCTCGATCCGGAAAAGATTAACTCAGCCGACGGACATATCAAAACTATCGAAGCAATATTCCCGGTTGAAGGAAGCAATATTATCTACTCTTATCAAAGTGAATATGATTCATCAAACATAAAAGGTTCACTAAAAGGAAAGCCAATTGGTTTAGAATATTTATCGAATGATTATAATATTGTTTTACTCACATTTCCGTTGTATTATATTGAAGAGACTCAAGCTCAAGAATTTTTAAATTATGTTTTGAAAAATAAATTTGATACTCCAACCGGTGTTAAAGATGAATCAGATGATGAAAAAATTCCGACTGAATTTTATTTATCACAAAACTATCCAAACCCATTTAACCCAACCACAACTATTAAATTCACAATTCCAAACGTAGGGCACGAATATATTCGTCTCCTACAAACAAAGTTAATCGTGTACGACATTCTCGGAAGGGAAGTAAAGACTCTAGTCAACGAAGTCAAATCATCCGGGACATACGAAGTAGAATTTGATGCCTCTGATTTACCGAGCGGAGTTTATCTGTATAGATTACAATCCGCGAATTTTTCTTCAGTTAAGAAACTAATGTTACTTAAATAA
- a CDS encoding M28 family peptidase — MFKKIPLYLIIMLFVFTSLFAQENIVKIISVDLSDQSKLNSLEQMNLPVIDLNENSLITYVTDDKLAYLKSLSIFEKQLSRSIDLNKLYLITGEKNQKVSQINFGNNEIVKLFDKVIIHSETKENIENEKLKKIPLTEIKRTFKNIKTIYNTVQSNKLDSLITSITTDVDTASVRNYIQGLQDFGTRFLRHPNRKEVALWIKDKFESMGYNDVVLDSFMVGSYRQYNVVATYPASVPTDKVIVVGGHHDSITQQSLSNTSAPAPGADDNASGTTAALESARVLMENSFPSEVNIKFVTFAAEELGLYGAFDYAEKAANSGIDIKLMINHDMISSTRRSLESSVVDINHYSGSEAFAQIALQSVGKFTGINSQLGQSNSSGSDSYAFWSNGFNAVYFEESDFSSYYHTSEDLIHHYSMPFCTEVIKASVATLISASVAPSLVDNFVIADSGDGSTLVLNWNANTDPDVIGYKIYVGTSEGNYDSEFQTNNTSYKVTGLTEGVLYHIGVSALDAEGYESFIVERTKIPNSFPMSPKEFTVEPRWHSVELNWIENEELDIIGYNIYRATEESDDFAKLNEEIIQSISFLDDNLLSGVYYKYFVRAVDNELNESQNTEEIISRGVTLDQGILLVDETADGDGSLFSPTDEEVDEFYKNAISSFIHSEFDLKTKTKIDLSDLGAYNVIIWYGDDKTDQSSSSFVPEIQKYLDFGGKIIYSGYRPSKTFANVTSLTKTFSPGEFLYDYFKIDGVNYSLLAKFSGGGSQVESYPNLFLDSDKIGTGSDGHINGIETFALVDSETGIYGYQTDFAPTVAQGSLGGQTVGTAYYGEDFSTVILSFPLFYIDEQSVSNFFNYVLTEKFGLTTDVETDEENMPSEFYLSQNYPNPFNPVTRIKYQVASIEKVTLKVYDILGREVALLVNRVQSPGTYEVEFNAADLASGIYFYSIQAGEFSAVKKLMHLK, encoded by the coding sequence ATGTTCAAAAAAATACCTTTGTATCTCATAATTATGCTTTTTGTTTTTACTTCACTTTTTGCACAGGAAAATATTGTAAAGATTATTTCCGTTGACTTAAGTGATCAATCAAAATTAAATTCGCTTGAGCAAATGAATCTGCCGGTGATTGATCTAAATGAGAATTCACTTATCACATATGTAACTGATGATAAATTAGCATATTTAAAATCCCTCTCAATTTTTGAAAAGCAATTAAGCAGGTCTATCGATTTGAATAAACTTTATCTAATTACCGGGGAAAAAAATCAAAAAGTATCGCAAATAAATTTTGGGAATAATGAAATTGTAAAACTCTTCGATAAGGTTATTATTCATTCTGAAACGAAAGAGAATATTGAAAATGAGAAACTCAAAAAAATTCCTTTAACCGAGATTAAGCGTACATTCAAAAACATAAAGACAATATATAATACCGTCCAGTCAAACAAACTTGATTCACTTATAACATCTATCACAACCGATGTAGATACGGCAAGTGTTAGAAATTATATCCAAGGATTACAAGATTTCGGCACACGTTTTCTTCGTCATCCAAACAGAAAAGAAGTAGCACTTTGGATAAAAGATAAGTTTGAATCTATGGGATATAATGATGTAGTGTTGGACTCATTTATGGTTGGCAGTTATAGACAATACAATGTTGTTGCAACATATCCGGCTTCGGTTCCGACAGATAAAGTGATTGTCGTTGGTGGTCATCATGATTCAATAACTCAGCAAAGTCTAAGTAATACATCTGCACCGGCACCGGGAGCCGATGATAATGCGAGCGGAACAACCGCAGCTTTAGAAAGTGCAAGAGTTTTAATGGAAAATAGTTTTCCTTCAGAAGTGAACATTAAATTTGTGACTTTTGCCGCGGAAGAACTTGGGCTTTATGGTGCATTCGACTATGCTGAAAAAGCTGCTAATTCCGGAATTGATATTAAGTTAATGATAAACCATGATATGATAAGCAGTACAAGAAGATCATTAGAGTCGAGTGTTGTAGATATTAATCACTATAGTGGTTCTGAAGCATTTGCGCAGATTGCATTACAAAGTGTAGGGAAATTTACTGGTATTAATTCTCAGCTTGGACAATCAAATAGTTCCGGGTCCGATAGTTATGCATTTTGGTCAAATGGTTTCAACGCGGTCTATTTTGAGGAAAGTGATTTCAGCAGTTATTATCATACATCCGAAGATTTGATTCATCATTACAGTATGCCTTTTTGCACAGAAGTTATTAAAGCTTCGGTTGCAACTTTAATTTCGGCTTCGGTCGCACCTTCTTTAGTTGATAACTTTGTTATCGCAGATTCGGGTGATGGTTCTACTCTGGTGTTAAATTGGAATGCAAATACCGATCCCGATGTTATCGGTTATAAAATTTATGTCGGGACTTCTGAAGGAAATTACGATTCAGAATTCCAGACAAACAATACATCTTATAAAGTTACAGGACTAACTGAGGGAGTGCTTTATCATATCGGTGTTTCTGCTCTTGATGCCGAAGGTTATGAATCATTTATAGTTGAACGGACGAAAATTCCGAATTCATTTCCTATGTCACCGAAAGAATTTACTGTAGAACCACGATGGCATTCAGTTGAATTGAATTGGATTGAAAATGAAGAACTCGATATAATCGGTTACAATATTTATCGAGCTACTGAAGAATCAGATGATTTTGCTAAACTAAATGAAGAAATCATTCAATCGATTTCATTTTTAGATGATAATTTATTAAGCGGAGTTTATTATAAATATTTTGTAAGAGCGGTAGATAATGAGTTGAATGAGAGTCAAAACACGGAAGAAATAATTTCTCGAGGAGTAACATTAGATCAAGGCATTTTGTTAGTGGATGAGACTGCTGACGGAGACGGTTCTTTGTTCTCTCCGACAGATGAAGAAGTTGATGAATTTTATAAAAATGCAATCAGTTCTTTCATTCATTCCGAATTTGATTTGAAAACCAAAACAAAAATTGATTTATCTGATCTTGGTGCTTACAATGTAATTATTTGGTATGGTGATGATAAAACAGATCAATCGTCTTCGTCATTCGTTCCGGAAATTCAAAAGTATTTGGATTTTGGCGGCAAAATTATTTACTCGGGTTATAGACCTTCCAAGACATTTGCGAATGTAACAAGTTTGACCAAGACTTTCTCACCGGGTGAGTTTCTTTATGACTATTTCAAAATAGACGGGGTGAATTACAGTTTGCTTGCAAAATTTAGTGGTGGTGGAAGTCAAGTTGAATCATATCCTAATCTATTTTTAGACTCAGATAAAATTGGAACCGGTAGTGATGGTCACATAAACGGAATTGAAACATTCGCTTTGGTTGACTCTGAAACTGGAATTTATGGTTATCAAACTGATTTTGCTCCAACTGTAGCGCAAGGTTCATTGGGCGGTCAGACGGTTGGAACGGCTTACTACGGAGAAGATTTCTCAACTGTAATATTGAGTTTTCCACTTTTCTACATTGACGAACAAAGCGTATCAAATTTCTTTAACTATGTTCTAACTGAAAAATTTGGTTTAACCACTGATGTAGAAACTGATGAAGAAAATATGCCGTCTGAATTTTATTTATCACAAAACTACCCAAATCCGTTTAATCCAGTAACTAGAATAAAGTATCAAGTAGCGAGTATCGAGAAAGTGACACTGAAAGTATATGACATACTAGGTAGAGAAGTTGCGTTACTTGTAAATAGAGTACAATCACCCGGTACATATGAAGTAGAATTTAACGCAGCGGATCTTGCAAGTGGCATATATTTTTATTCAATACAAGCGGGAGAATTTTCGGCAGTTAAAAAATTAATGCATCTGAAATAG
- a CDS encoding YCF48-related protein has product MKKHQSTILKWMLLSLFLLINQISIAQTDWQILSFSPMNLKSPYFINSEIGWAIDEFSNECYKTSDGGKSWIVSDVGGGADDLFFINENIGWACGSAKFLSRSTDGGNSWVVQSENDWSKSYQKILFVNELTGFLVSTRTRLEKTTDGGENWNEINMENIVEAFPEDIFFVNESIGWISGSKGFEAVLIKTTDGGITWKDTTFNEYESINYVKFENEHNGKILTADGSIGSTQDGGESWSFQNNPSASYGDSYTHLIDIDNNLFISVGYWQSAFFKNYPFVAITHGDSIEWIKYQINTNNVYELGYYDQNRGVLLGGSDVIDLRYDLQNDTVLLDSFFDITNETFSDIHFFDNENGLAISWEGVYKTENGGYQWTKIDSLGSHNQKLYFTSENDGWIVGNFIYKTNNNGYSWEQVDFGIAKVWNDIKFIDDQNGWLIGYNLIYQTTDGGQTWNDVTKMDGTFTAVDFIDNSTGYLCELDSIIWKTTDSGLTWHKISVPSIKRMREINFIDKNNGWLRVDQQFYKTNDGGVTWLPSVEVPSYIIKDSFVIGSNIWLIGSNSNGGILAYSDDYGENWEEINLCSREVSSIFMLSEETGWITGNGGLVLGTSNIVSVADERFDQLVNEYKLFQNYPNPFNPSTQIKFAIPQAGIVTVKVYDIIGREVTTLVNDNLNSGIHEVVFNANNLSSGIYFVRMTSQNFTSTKKIMVIK; this is encoded by the coding sequence ATGAAAAAACACCAAAGTACAATTTTAAAATGGATGCTACTATCTTTGTTTTTATTAATTAATCAAATAAGCATTGCACAAACTGACTGGCAAATATTAAGTTTTTCACCTATGAATTTGAAATCCCCCTATTTTATAAACTCAGAAATTGGATGGGCAATTGACGAATTCTCAAATGAATGCTACAAAACAAGCGATGGCGGAAAATCCTGGATTGTCTCTGATGTTGGTGGTGGTGCAGATGACCTCTTTTTCATTAATGAAAACATTGGCTGGGCTTGTGGATCTGCTAAGTTTCTTAGTCGTTCAACTGATGGTGGCAATTCTTGGGTAGTTCAGTCGGAAAATGATTGGTCAAAATCATACCAAAAAATTCTATTTGTTAATGAACTGACAGGTTTTTTAGTATCGACAAGAACTAGACTTGAAAAAACAACCGATGGTGGTGAAAATTGGAATGAAATTAATATGGAAAATATTGTTGAAGCTTTCCCAGAGGACATATTTTTCGTTAATGAATCAATTGGATGGATATCGGGATCGAAAGGTTTTGAAGCGGTCTTAATAAAAACAACTGATGGGGGAATAACATGGAAGGATACTACATTTAATGAATATGAATCTATTAATTATGTCAAGTTTGAAAATGAGCATAACGGTAAAATACTAACAGCAGATGGATCAATTGGTTCAACACAAGATGGCGGAGAATCTTGGTCTTTTCAAAATAATCCTTCCGCAAGCTATGGAGATTCTTATACACATCTTATTGACATTGATAATAATTTATTTATTTCGGTCGGTTATTGGCAAAGTGCATTTTTCAAGAATTACCCTTTTGTTGCAATAACTCATGGTGATTCCATCGAATGGATAAAATATCAGATTAATACTAATAATGTTTATGAACTTGGTTACTATGATCAGAATAGGGGTGTATTATTAGGGGGAAGTGATGTTATTGATTTAAGATATGATTTACAAAATGATACAGTTTTATTAGACAGTTTTTTTGATATTACGAATGAAACATTTTCGGATATTCACTTTTTTGATAATGAAAACGGCTTGGCAATTTCATGGGAAGGAGTGTATAAAACTGAAAATGGCGGTTATCAATGGACAAAAATTGATTCACTCGGCAGTCACAATCAGAAATTATATTTCACATCAGAGAATGATGGGTGGATTGTTGGTAACTTTATATATAAAACCAATAACAATGGATATAGCTGGGAACAGGTTGATTTTGGGATTGCTAAAGTTTGGAATGACATCAAATTTATTGATGACCAAAATGGTTGGTTAATAGGTTACAATCTAATATATCAAACAACGGATGGCGGACAAACATGGAACGATGTAACCAAAATGGACGGCACTTTCACAGCAGTTGATTTTATTGATAATAGCACCGGATATCTTTGTGAACTCGATAGTATAATTTGGAAAACAACTGATAGCGGTTTAACCTGGCATAAGATAAGTGTACCAAGCATTAAAAGAATGAGAGAAATAAATTTTATTGACAAGAACAACGGATGGTTGAGAGTAGATCAGCAGTTTTATAAGACAAATGATGGTGGAGTTACTTGGTTGCCTTCCGTTGAAGTCCCTTCTTACATTATCAAGGATAGCTTTGTCATCGGCAGTAACATTTGGTTAATTGGCTCTAATTCTAATGGTGGTATATTAGCCTACTCTGATGATTATGGTGAAAACTGGGAGGAGATTAATTTATGTTCGAGAGAAGTTAGTTCTATTTTCATGCTTTCTGAAGAGACGGGTTGGATAACAGGAAACGGTGGATTGGTTTTAGGAACTTCAAATATCGTTAGTGTTGCGGATGAAAGATTTGATCAACTTGTTAACGAATATAAACTATTCCAAAACTATCCAAACCCGTTTAACCCGAGTACGCAGATTAAATTTGCTATTCCTCAAGCAGGAATAGTTACTGTAAAAGTTTATGATATCATTGGAAGGGAAGTGACAACTTTAGTAAACGATAATTTGAATTCCGGAATACATGAAGTTGTCTTCAATGCTAACAATTTATCAAGTGGAATTTATTTTGTGAGAATGACATCACAAAATTTTACTTCAACTAAAAAAATTATGGTGATCAAGTAA